In Oryza brachyantha chromosome 1, ObraRS2, whole genome shotgun sequence, the following are encoded in one genomic region:
- the LOC102707351 gene encoding clp protease adapter protein ClpF, chloroplastic, with product MQGIFACGSISLSHGAGFRPACLALDDLGMFYKINSVICGAYPWHWCVKKLHMRTNGRKMNTTVRTNARWLFGGDGRSSSNARLERSEAANEDILIFYFQLDLQTRIQYALNIEQFDVAKQLREKLTEIETEIIRQREAKRGSSKTEAQDKAINLLRVRADLQKAVGSENYAVAASLRDEIAKLEAESLAVSAKALAYQNVKYAFRLGQKVRHKVHGYRAVICGMDPVCCESKSWMETANVENLSKGPNQPFYQVLVDVYADPELLVAYVAEENLAEAEVSEKGRFDHPYIEFLFFGEDTAGDFIPIKQLREKYDQPRYEASGDEDDDDDGNTDS from the exons ATGCAAGGCATATTTGCATGCGGTTCAATTTCCTTGTCCCATGGAGCAGGCTTTAGACCAGCTTGTCTTGCGCTGGATGATCTGGGGatgttttacaaaataaattcagtAATCTGTGGAGCATACCCATGGCACTGGTGTGTGAAAAAACTGCATATGAGGACAAACGGAAGGAAAATGAATACTACAGTAAGAACTAACGCCAGATGGCTATTTGGAGGAGATGGCCGTAGCAGTAGTAATGCAAGACTGGAACGCAGTGAGGCTGCTAATGAAGACATCTTGATCTTCTACTTCCAATTGGATTTACAGACCCGGATACAG TATGCATTGAATATAGAGCAATTTGATGTGGCAAAACAATTGAGGGAAAAACTCACAGAG ATTGAAACAGAGATAATTAGGCAACGTGAAGCTAAAAGAGGCTCATCAAAGACTGAAGCTCAGGACAAAGCTATAAACCTTTTACGTGTACG TGCGGATTTGCAAAAGGCTGTTGGCAGTGAAAACTATGCTGTGGCAGCTTCACTGCGTGATGAAATTGCTAAACTTGAG GCAGAGTCTCTGGCAGTCTCTGCTAAGGCCCTTGCATATCAAAATGTGAAATATGCATTTCGGCTAGGGCAGAAAGTTCGTCATAAGGTACACG GATATAGAGCTGTGATTTGTGGCATGGATCCTGTGTGCTGTGAATCCAAATCATGGATGGAGACAGCAAATGTGGAAAACTTGTCCAAAGGACCGAATCAGCCCTTTTATCAA GTCCTTGTTGATGTATACGCTGACCCGGAACTCCTTGTTGCATATG TTGCAGAAGAAAATCTTGCAGAAGCTGAAGTGTCAGAGAAA GGAAGATTTGATCACCCCTATATTGAATTTCTGTTTTTCGGTGAGGACACAGCTGGGGACTTCATTCCTATCAAGCAGCTTCGTGAGAAGTATGACCAGCCACGTTATGAAGCTTCTGgggatgaagatgatgatgatgatggcaaTACAGATAGCTGA